In the genome of Streptomyces sp. NBC_00259, the window CCAGGTCGACGTGCAGCGAGTAGCCGCCGTCTCCGGGGTCCCGCCCGAAGGCCACGGTTGCGTCTACGGAGATCGAGGTGGCATCGAGTGCCGCTTGTCGCGCCACGAGGCTCAGGGCTCCGTGGAAGCATGCGGCGAATCCGGCGGCGAACAACTGCTCGGGGTTGGTCCCCTCGCCGTCCCCGCCGAGTTCGGCGGGCATGCGCAGGTTGAGGTTCAGAGCCCCGTCTGCCGACTGGGCGATGCCGGAGGCGCGCCCGTGCCCGGCCGTGCCGCCGTTGACGGTCACCGTCGTCGTGTAGATGGGGGAGAAGGACGGCCCGTCGAAGTCCTTGTCGGTGGACAGGTCGGGCAACCGGATCGGCTCGTTCATAGCGCGACTCCGGCGTTCTCGCGGCCTGCTCGCGCTGCGATCTTCCCTCGCACCGCAAGGCGATTCACCTGGCCGCCGGCAGGGCTCACTGTGCCGCTCATGACGATCGTCACGTCATCTGTCCTTCAGGTCTTGGCGGATCTTGGGTCAGGGCAACCAGTTGACCGTCAACGCACCGTCCTTGTGACAGCCGGCCTCGAGCAGCAAGTGCTGTGACCCGTGGCGACGTGGAGCCGACCGGCCGGGTCATCGTTGCCTCGGATCTCGACAGCGACCCCGTCGCCATCGGTGAGTGTCTGTTCACCATCCGTTTCTCGCTGGGCAGCACAGGACCGGGACTTTCGGGCCGAAGATCGGGACCTTCGCCGGGCGGAACCGTCCGTCGGCCGCAGTGCCATGGAAAGGGGGCGAACGTACGGCGATCCGCCCGACGAACTGCCGAGGAACCTATGAGCAACAACTTCAGGAAGCCGCAGCGAGGCACCGATCCGCAGAAGCCGAGGCAGACGCCCAGGCAGAAGCCGCAGCAGAAGGCGGCTGCCTTTCGCGGGGCCCAGGCTGCGCGGGCCCGTCGGCGCCGGGTGCTGTTCGGGCTCGGCGCTGTCGCCGCCGCGATGGCGATCGGTGTCGGCGTGGGCACCCAGCTGACGGGGCGCACCGCAGAGGCCGACGAGACGCTGGCCTCGGGTTCGGAGCGGCCGCCGGCCGTTCCCGCCAACACCTCCGGCAAGGACGGTGTCGTGGTTCCCTACGGCGACAAGAACGCCAAAGGCACCCTGACCGTCTACGCGGACATGCGGTGTCCGTACTGCGCGGCTGTCGAGAAGCAGCTCGGCGCCGCCGTCGACGAGCTGGTGGCGGACGGCACGATCAAGGTCGAGTACAGGATGGCCGCCTTCCTGGACGGGGCGCTCGGCGGCAAGGGCTCGCACACCGCGCTGGCTGCTCTCGGCGCGGCGGCGAACGAGAGCCCGCGGAAGTTCTACGAGTATCAGCACGTCCTCTACGCGAACCAGCCTCCGGAGGACGAGGACTCCTTCGCCTCCACCGCCAAACTCGTCGATCCGGCCAAGAAGGTCCCGGGGCTGAACTCCGCGGCGTTCAACAAGGCGGTCAAGGAGAAGACCTATCTCCCCTGGGCGCAGAGGACCGGTGGCCGGTTCCACGAGTACGGCGTCAGCGGTACGCCGACCTTCGTGGTCGACGGCAAGCAGATGACCGTGCTGGACGACGAGGGGCGCCCGGTGAGTACCAAGGCCTTCGTCGAGGAGGTCAGGACCGCCATCAAGGGTTACCACCCGGCCCGCGATTGAGGTCGCGGTGGGATCGGGCAGTTCGGGTTGAGATGCCCATGTGCCTGTTCAGGGCAGGCGGACTGAGATACTCCGGCCATGGATGCTGGAGTGATGGAGAGCGGTGCGCGATCGGATATGGCAGTGGCTGCACGGATCACGCCGACGCACGCCGCGGGCTGGGTGCTGCGGTCTGCGGTGGCAGCGGACATCGAGATGATCGCGGAGTTGCGGGCCACGGTCATGCGTGCGGATTTGGAACGCCTTGGGCGCTACGACGAGCACCGGGTACGGCAGCGGCTGCGGGACTCCTTCTCCCCGCAGCACACGTCGATCATCATGTTCGACCGTGAACTCGCAGGATGCGTCACGGTCCGGCCCGCCGAAGGCAGGCAGTGGCTGGAGCACTTCTACCTTGCTCCGCATCGGCAGAGCCGAGGGCTCGGATCCGCTGTGTTGCGCACGGTGCTGGAGCGAACGGACGCGCAGGGCATGACCGTGGGCTTGAACGTCTTGCAGGGCAGTGCTGCCCGTCGACTCTACGAGCGCCACGGATTCGTCGTGGAAGCCCAGGACCCGATCGACATCTTCATGGTGCGCCCGCCGGGGGCGATGGCGAGCACTCCGGCAAAAGCCTGACCTGCGACGGCGCGACGGCCCCGACTCGGTCCGCGACGCCGTCTTCTGCGCCCGTGCGGCCTTGTCCCATCCTGCCTTCTGCGGCATCTCCCGTGCACATCTCGGCGAGTTGATCGAGGAATTGGCAGACCCGTGGCCGGCGCGGTGCGAGTCGGCACTGCGTGAGCGGCGAGGTGCTGCGCGGCGGCGGGCGGCCGGTGCCGGCCCGAAGCACGACCTGGTCTTCGCCGACCGGGTGCTGGCCACCCTGGTCCGTCTGCGCACCGGGCTCCCGCACGCCGCGCTCGCCGAGCTGTACGGCACGGCCCGCGCCACGGTCTCCCGCGCCATCGGCGAGATCCGCCCGCTGCTGGCGGCACGCGGCTTCGCCGTCCTCGATCGCCCCGGGGTGCGGCTGCGTACCCTGGCGGACGTGTTCGCCTACGCCGAGGCCGAAGGGATCCGGCTGCGGATCGACGGAGCCGAGATCCATCGCGCGATCGCTTCGCTGATCTCGGACCACTCCGCCCGTCGGCCAACTCGCGGCAAGCCGAGCACCGCGCTGGTTCTCGCCCGACCGACGGCCTACTGATCAACCACCAGCCGAACCGCCAGGCCAGTACGCCCCGACCTCAATCGCGGACCGGGTCGTGAGCAGGAATCCTGGCGAAGTGGTTAGACGAACGGCCCTGACCAGCACTCTCGCGAGTGGCGTGGAAGTCAGGGTCCCGGTCATCGGTGGCTCAGCACGTTGATCACCCGGCCGTTGGGGTCACGGACGAAGAACCGTCGTACCCCCCACTCCTCGTCCTGCAAGGGGTGCACGATCTCCGCGCCGCTCTCGCGCATCACCGCATAGGCCGCATCGACATCGTCCACCTCCACGCTCATGTCGGGCACGACCGTCGCGGACTTGTCCTCGCTCATGAAGGTGACCTGCGCCGTGGGATGGGAGGGAGAGGCGAGCGTCATGACCCAGCCGAGGTTCATGACCTCCTCGAACCCCAGGAGGCCGTAGAAGTCACGGCTCTCCTCCATGGCCTGCGATCGGATGTCGGGCATGACGCGGCGGATGGCCATGGGTGACTCCTCCTGACATGTGACAGCAGACGTGGTCCTGACTGTCCCCGGATTGTCCCCAGAGCTGCTGCGACGTGCCCGTCGCGACGCGTCTCGGCAGGCGCGGTCACCTCTTCCGATCGAGCGGTTGAGCCCTATGCCGGCTCGTGCAGCCGGTCGAGACGATCGCGGTGGGCCTCGGTCAGCTGCAGACGTTCCGCGGCGAGGTTCTCCTCCAGGTGGTCGATCCGGGCCGTTCCCGGGATCGGGAGGACGACCGGTGAACGGTCGAGGAGCCAGGCGAGCGCGACCTGCGTGGGAGTGGCGTCGAGTTCGGCCGCCACGGCGGCGACCTCGGCCATCGCCCCCGATTTCCCCCAGGCGACCGGGCGCCAGGGCAGGAACGCGACTCCTGCCGCTTCACAGGCCGCGAGCACCGGATCGTGCTCGCGGTCGAGCAGGTTGTAGCGGTTCTGGACGCTCGCGACGTCGACGATCTCCCGTGCCTGGTCGAGTTCGTCGACGGTGATCTCCGACAGTCCGATGAGGCCGATCCTGCCCTCGGCCCGCAGATCCCGGAGTGTGCCGATCTGGTCGGCGAGTGGCGTCTCGGGATCGATACGGTGCAGCTGAAGCAGCTCGATGCGTTCGACGCGCAGCCGGCGCAGTGCCTGCTCGACCTGATCGCGCAGAACGGCCGGCCGGCCGTCGGGCTTCCACTCTCCTGCGGGGCCTGATCGGGCCATTCCGACCTTGGTGGTGATGAGGACCCCGTCCGGGTACGGGTGCAGGGCCTCAGCCAGGAGTTCCTCGTTGGCGCCCCCGCCGTACAGATACGCGGTGTCGATCAGAGTGATGCCCAGCTCGACGGCCCGTCGGGCGACCGCGAGCGAGGTCTCGCGGGCCCGGTGCGGCTCCGTCGGAAGGTGCATGGCCCCGAACCCGAGTCTCCGTACGTACAGATGCCCGCCGATACGAAACCCGGTCGATGTCATGTGCCGTCTCCCCCCGGTCAAGAGGCCACACTAGCAGGGGAGTTGGAGGAGCAGCCCGGTCCCGGCAAGGGGCGGTCGCGTGCATCCCGGCGGGCCGGGTGCCAGACGGCGTCGAGACCCTCGGCCGCGAAGATTCGCTTGGCCTCGGCGACTTGGGCGGCCGTCGGGGCAGGGGTGTCGCGGAGGGTGAATTCCATGTTGAGGGCCTGCCACTTCGACCGGCCCAGCTCGAGCACGTCGCGACTGAGCACGTTGACGTTCATGTGGAAGCCGTCGACGGTCATGTAGCCGTCGAGGACGCCCGCCAGGTTGCCGATTCGTTCCTCGGGACTGCGGCCCAGACCGTCCGGAGTGACTGTGCTGGTCAGGGAGATACCGTCCTCCGCGCCCTCGTACGGGATCTTGCTGACCGACGGGGCCGAGGCGACGTAGCCGTGTCGGTCACGGCCGTTCATCGGGTTGGCGCCGGGCGAGAACGGAGCGCCGGCGCGGCGGCCGTCGGGCGTGTTCCCGGTCTTCTTGCCGTAGACCACGTTCGAGGTGATCGTCAGCACGGACTGGGTGTGCTCCGCGTCCCGATAGGTCGGCTGCTCCCGCAGCCTCTTCATGAACTCCTCGACCAGCCACACCGCGATCTCGTCGGCCCGGTCGTCGCAGTTGCCGTACGCCGGGAAGTCACCCTCGACGGTGTAGTCGGTGGCGAGGCCCGTGGCGTCACGGTGGACGGTGACCTTGGCGTACCTGATCGCGGACAGGGAGTCGGCGGCCACCGAGAGGCCTGCGATGCCACAGGCCATGGTGCGGCGCACGTCACGGTCGTGAAGAGCCATCTCGATGCGCTCGTAGGCGTACTTGTCGTGCATGTAGTGGATGACGTTCAGAGCGTGCACGTACACCTCCGCAAGCCAGCGCATCTGTGCGACGAGCTTCGGCAGCACCTCCTCGTAGTCGAGGACCTCGGAGGTGAGGGCGCCGGTGCTCGGGCCGACCTGGGCGCCGGACCTCTCGTCCCGGCCGCCGTTGATCGCGTAGAGGAGGGCCTTGGCGAGATTCACCCGGGCGCCGAAGAACTGCATCTGCTTGCCCACGGGCATGGCGGAGACGCAGCAGGCGATAGCGGTGTCGTCGCCGAACCGGGGACGCATGAGGTCGTCCGACTCGTACTGCACCGCCGACGTGTCGATGGAGACCCTGGCGCAGAACTCCTTGAAGTCCTGTGGCAGCCGCGGCGACCAGAAGACCGTCATGTTCGGCTCCGGGGCAGGGCCGAGGTTGTAGAGAGTCTGCAGGTAGCGAAAGGACGTCCTGGTGACGAGCGGACGGCCGTCGTCGCCCATTCCGGCGATCGACTCGGTGACCCAGGTCGGGTCTCCGGAGAACAGTGCGTCGTTCCCGTCGTCCGGCGGACTTCCGCCACAGGGCCGATGGGCCACCTGGTCCCTACCGACCGGGCAGGAGGTAGGCCCGGCGCTCAGAGCTTGACGAGGCCTTCGCAGAGGACGAGAACACCGATGGCGGCGATCACCACGGCCATCACACCGGCGGCCTGCTTCTCCAGCCACCCCCTGGCGCTGGTCAGTGGGGCGAGGACCCGCTCGCCCATCAGCGCCTGCAGCACCACCGGCAGGGCCACGGTGCTGGCGGCGCAGACGGTGAACACCACGAAGGGCACCACGGCGCTCGTGGTGGAGGACGCGGCCGATCCGATCGCGAGGCCGGCGGCCGCGGAGAGCAGAAGGATCTTCGGGTTTGCCACCGACAGCAGCACTCCGAGGCGGAACGCCTTGGACGGGCTCGCATCGGCGAGAAGGCGCATCCAGCCCGGCGCCGGCCTGCCGTGTCTGGTGAGCCATTGCCGGATCCCGAGGAGGATCAGGAACGTGCCCACCCCCACTCTCGCCCAGGCGACCCAGGTGTGTCCCTCCGAGGGGCGCTGGACGACGGAGGCCAGCGCGGCGCACGCGCCCGCGGGTACGACGATTCCGATCACCCAGCCGGCCAGGAAGGCACTGCTGGTCGCTCGTGGCCGGGGCGTGAACTGCATGAAGAGCGCGGGGATGAGGGTGAACGGCGACACGGCGATCACCAACGCGAAGAACACGACCTCACCGAATGCCACCGGCACCGCCTTCTGCCGCATTCGCCGAATGTGCGTGCACGAACAGTCGCCTTGTCTTGAGAAGGTCCGCCAGCGCCGTGATCGAGGGCTCCGGGTGGGGGCCCTGGCGATTCCCCGAGGATGCCACACGGCTCGGTGCATCCGGCGGCACCCGAGGAACAGGCCGTGTTGCTCACCGCCCGCTCCCACGGCCTCTGACGCGCCCGTTCCTCGTACATCGCTCATGAGTTTGACGCGGCGTCATACCGGCAGCTCGATCATCTGGGGGAAGGCGGAGCATGCACACCGGACCGACAGCGAACAGCCACGGCCGACTCGCCGCGGAGACGCTGCCCGCAGGGCTGACCCACGAGCCCAGCCGGGAGTTCCTGGTCGAGCGCGGGCTGCCGGGGACCGCCGCCGACCTCGACTTCACGGCCCTGCGCGGCGGCCGGCTGGAGCCGTTCACGTCCCGCGCCGGCCGGCCGATCGGCGACGGACGGCTGTGGGTCCTCGGTACGACCGACTACTGCGGCAGCCGGGTCGTGCTCGACGGCGTGACCGGCGCGGTGCTGCTGGCCGAGGCAGGCACGCACGGCCCGGCGGAGGCGGAACCGGTGCACGACCCTCTCGCCTCCTCGCTGCCCGCGCTGGCAGAGCTGATCGGTACCTGTGAGTGGGTGTCGGAGACCGCACGGCGCACCGACGCGTACGACGGACGCCGCGGCCCCGATGTGATGGCCGATGTGATCGAGGCCGCCGCGGTGCGGCTGCGCGGCGCCGATCCGGAGCTGTTCGGCGCCGAGGCCGCTCCCGCGCACTGGCGCACCTGTCCGCTGGTCCGGTCCCTGGCCTGGGGCGCCCGGCCCGGCGGACGCGCTGGCGTACACCTTCGGAGCGGACCTGGTCCGCGACCTCGCGCGGCTGGACGGCGACGGCAGGGTGCGCCACTACCGCCCGGAGGAGTTGCCGGAGCAGCTCACCCACGAGCCGACCCGGCGACTGCTCACCGAGGTCGGACTGCCCCTCGCCGGTGAGCTGTTCAGCGTCGGCGACGAGCCGCTGCGTACCATGGCCGAGGCACACCCCGACACCTTCGCGGACACGGACACGGACGCGGAGACAGGCACGGAGACGGGCACGGACACGGAGACGGGCCGGGGCCACCAGCGTGACTTCCTCGCCGTCGGCTGGTGGCCGCACGACCTCAGGGTCGCCCTCGACGGTGTCACCGGCCGCCTCGAGTTGCCGGAGTGGTACGGGGAGGGCGAGCCCGCGGCCTATCTGAACCGGGACCTGTCCGCGCTGCTGTACGCCTGGTGGATCTACGAGCGACTGCGCAGGGAGTGGTACCGCTGGGACAACGGTGCCGCCGCGGACACCTGGCGGGTGTTCGACCCGTTCGCGCTGCTGAGCAGCCGGGTCGACGCGATGGTGGAGGCGGTGGACCCGGAGGCGTTCCGGACCCCGGCCCACTCGTGGCGGATGCTCGCCGAGGATCCGTACACGGGCGGGCTCCTGTCCCACTGAACCGGCTGCGATCAGACCTGGAAGACAGAGCCGACGAACTCGGTCAGCAGTCGCTCCTTGAGCCGCCCGGGCAGGGCGTCGAGCAGCACCAGGACGGGCGCCATCCGACGCGGCAGGCCCCCGTCCCCCGTGAGGCCGGCGAAGGCCACTACGGCCTCCACCTCCTCCGGCCCCAGGGTGTCGGGGTCCAGTCCGGCCGCGAGGTGTGCGAGCCCCGGGTCGACGGCTACCGGCTCCAGCGCACGCGCCGCCTTCAGCGCGGCGGCCAGGTCGGCGAGGAGCGCGTCGACCCGGCCGTGGGTGGCGGGGGTCAGGGTGAGGTGGAGGTTCGGCGGAAGACCCTCGAAGGAGAGCTGCGGCTGGAGGTACCAGCCCCGCTCCCGCATCTCGTCGGCCAGGTGCAACAGCAGGCTCAGATCGGGTGCG includes:
- a CDS encoding SUKH-4 family immunity protein, producing the protein MPEQLTHEPTRRLLTEVGLPLAGELFSVGDEPLRTMAEAHPDTFADTDTDAETGTETGTDTETGRGHQRDFLAVGWWPHDLRVALDGVTGRLELPEWYGEGEPAAYLNRDLSALLYAWWIYERLRREWYRWDNGAAADTWRVFDPFALLSSRVDAMVEAVDPEAFRTPAHSWRMLAEDPYTGGLLSH
- a CDS encoding VOC family protein gives rise to the protein MAIRRVMPDIRSQAMEESRDFYGLLGFEEVMNLGWVMTLASPSHPTAQVTFMSEDKSATVVPDMSVEVDDVDAAYAVMRESGAEIVHPLQDEEWGVRRFFVRDPNGRVINVLSHR
- a CDS encoding DsbA family protein, with product MSNNFRKPQRGTDPQKPRQTPRQKPQQKAAAFRGAQAARARRRRVLFGLGAVAAAMAIGVGVGTQLTGRTAEADETLASGSERPPAVPANTSGKDGVVVPYGDKNAKGTLTVYADMRCPYCAAVEKQLGAAVDELVADGTIKVEYRMAAFLDGALGGKGSHTALAALGAAANESPRKFYEYQHVLYANQPPEDEDSFASTAKLVDPAKKVPGLNSAAFNKAVKEKTYLPWAQRTGGRFHEYGVSGTPTFVVDGKQMTVLDDEGRPVSTKAFVEEVRTAIKGYHPARD
- a CDS encoding Ohr family peroxiredoxin, which gives rise to MNEPIRLPDLSTDKDFDGPSFSPIYTTTVTVNGGTAGHGRASGIAQSADGALNLNLRMPAELGGDGEGTNPEQLFAAGFAACFHGALSLVARQAALDATSISVDATVAFGRDPGDGGYSLHVDLVVKWPGVPREIAAPLLEKADSLSPYTRMAVQGTPTTITLAPESPWR
- a CDS encoding helix-turn-helix domain-containing protein; translated protein: MSHPAFCGISRAHLGELIEELADPWPARCESALRERRGAARRRAAGAGPKHDLVFADRVLATLVRLRTGLPHAALAELYGTARATVSRAIGEIRPLLAARGFAVLDRPGVRLRTLADVFAYAEAEGIRLRIDGAEIHRAIASLISDHSARRPTRGKPSTALVLARPTAY
- a CDS encoding GAP family protein — encoded protein: MRQKAVPVAFGEVVFFALVIAVSPFTLIPALFMQFTPRPRATSSAFLAGWVIGIVVPAGACAALASVVQRPSEGHTWVAWARVGVGTFLILLGIRQWLTRHGRPAPGWMRLLADASPSKAFRLGVLLSVANPKILLLSAAAGLAIGSAASSTTSAVVPFVVFTVCAASTVALPVVLQALMGERVLAPLTSARGWLEKQAAGVMAVVIAAIGVLVLCEGLVKL
- a CDS encoding SUKH-4 family immunity protein, encoding MHTGPTANSHGRLAAETLPAGLTHEPSREFLVERGLPGTAADLDFTALRGGRLEPFTSRAGRPIGDGRLWVLGTTDYCGSRVVLDGVTGAVLLAEAGTHGPAEAEPVHDPLASSLPALAELIGTCEWVSETARRTDAYDGRRGPDVMADVIEAAAVRLRGADPELFGAEAAPAHWRTCPLVRSLAWGARPGGRAGVHLRSGPGPRPRAAGRRRQGAPLPPGGVAGAAHPRADPATAHRGRTAPRR
- a CDS encoding GNAT family N-acetyltransferase, encoding MAVAARITPTHAAGWVLRSAVAADIEMIAELRATVMRADLERLGRYDEHRVRQRLRDSFSPQHTSIIMFDRELAGCVTVRPAEGRQWLEHFYLAPHRQSRGLGSAVLRTVLERTDAQGMTVGLNVLQGSAARRLYERHGFVVEAQDPIDIFMVRPPGAMASTPAKA
- a CDS encoding aldo/keto reductase, with protein sequence MTSTGFRIGGHLYVRRLGFGAMHLPTEPHRARETSLAVARRAVELGITLIDTAYLYGGGANEELLAEALHPYPDGVLITTKVGMARSGPAGEWKPDGRPAVLRDQVEQALRRLRVERIELLQLHRIDPETPLADQIGTLRDLRAEGRIGLIGLSEITVDELDQAREIVDVASVQNRYNLLDREHDPVLAACEAAGVAFLPWRPVAWGKSGAMAEVAAVAAELDATPTQVALAWLLDRSPVVLPIPGTARIDHLEENLAAERLQLTEAHRDRLDRLHEPA